CTTTTACTTACCCTGGCGGTCACTCTGTAAACAGTATAGCCTTTTTGGTGCTTTTTGGGGTCTGTCACAGTATAAAACCGAGCAAGTTCTCCTCTGTCCCGCTGCGATATCATTCTGATAGTGACAACATTGCCAAAGCTACTAGCCGGCTAGCCGCTCACATTCATTCCCTGACAGCACAAGTGACAGGTAAGCTAACACGTTAGAGCTCCCCCTGGAGGACAGACTGTCCAACTACAGCCCCCTCTTTACTGGCAGTGACAGTGATGACACCAGTTTCAAATATTgctcatatatttattttattgacacTGACACTTTTATATAAATCAACAATCATCGGTGATAAGGCAGTGCTTGCTGGTTCACTTATGGTGTACTGGGACATTTGGATTCAGCGCGATCAGAGCCATTGTTGATGTTTGGAACACCTTTAATTTTGCTCATGATTGTGTTATAGATTTATATGGAGATTGTGGATTTACTACCATATTATTGAGTGAGTAGTTTGTAAAACAGAGCTAGCAATGTAAATCTCAGTGGCCTATTGCAATCAATATATCAGTTGGTGAATAATTTGTCGCTATGATTTTTAAGTGAAAAAGTATGTTACGCAGAgatagaaaatacaaatataagtTGGAATACACTTCATCCAGGAAATTTAAGTTGACCaaaatctgttttcatccaTCAACAAAGATTTCAGATTTGTGCCTTCCTTTATCTTGACCACAGTGGATTGGATACTCATATTACATTCGTGCAAtccagaagagaaaaataacgATTCCTGCTGGGCTCATCCAGGGAGTGAAGAGTCTGCTCGATGCATTTTCAGTGGGACAAGTAAAAGTTGGAGTCTTCATCATCTCCCTGAGCGTGCCATTTGGGTAAATGGTGGCCTCGTGCTGtgcaaaataaaagttcatttcaGGTCAGAACATATGTTGTTATGGCAGTGTAGAAAACAACCTCCAAACAAAAATTGTCTGCTTTGTTGTAAGCAAGAAACATACATGAAGAGCTATGTCTTTGTCCATGATAATTAAGTAGATGATCATGGAAAAGtagaagtaaagaaaataacacTAATAGTTACTTACATTTTCATCAATgatcatctgaaaatgcagcgCACGGTTTAGCAAATTCTGATATTCATTTACTTCTTGCTGGCTTGTGGTTTCCCCTAGTAACCTGTCAGACATTAGAGTAGAGTGAACATATCAGGATGcatcattttgaaaatatagcTATGTAGGCTATGTAGTATAATCTAAACTCGTACATTGGATCTTGCTGTTGGCCTGAATTTGTGAGAGCAATATTTGGGTGGCTAATACATGAGGTGATCTTAATTGCAGGGTAGTAGAACAGGAAGGCCAGGCACATCTCATCCGTGGTTGCTAACCCCATCTGAAGGAGGACATGTGGCaggaataaaaaagagagattcTTTGTTGCCAAACTTAACATGGCATGATTATGGAAATTGGTCTCTCTATTGACCAATAACTGTATCTTTGGCTGACTGTGCCCAGCCTTAGTATTATATTGCATTGTTTgtcaaatattttgaatatgCAACTGCTCAATTGTTTAATCCCAATTCTTATTGTACATACATATGTAATTAAGTGAGGTCATTTAGTATTTACCTCAGTAACTCCAGTGCGATCAAGAGTGTTGTAGGTACACTCCACTGAAATCTCATCACCCTGTATTGGCAGACAAGTAACGTTCATGAACTATAAAGCCCAAACACCTACAAGCCTTCTAAAAACTCTATAGTGTGGACACTCTagaaagaaagaggcagaggacaCCTACCTGCTTGATGGTCTTGATGGTTCCAGAATTGACAATCTGCTGTAGCTCAAAGTTGTAGTTTTCATTCAAGCTCAAGAAGTCAATCTGTTGTCCATTTCTGCGAAGATCAAGTCAGCATAACAACAGCTTAACAAGAAAACACTGGTACACAACCAACATTGCGTCTCTGTCCAAAATGGACTTCTTATTAAATTATACAGTAACAAATGATCACTTTCTTACCTGTAGTGACCAACTCTGACTTTCCTTCCAGCCAAGTGAGTGTGCAACAGCACAGCAAACAGTTGAAGATCAGGAACAGGATACGCCAGCTGCAAACAAGAACACAGTcataagaaggaaaaaataaaaatggttctTGTCTATAATAAGCACTCCTCAGGTTTGAAACCCATACCAAACTACTGTATAcctgagaaaagagagaggtaTTACACATGCCGTAAGTGTGGAACTCAGGGGCTTTTGGGGGGATGTTGTACTGTACATGTTTAAATGGCATCACTCCTGTAGTAAGGATGCCAACATCGTGCTGCCGTAGTTGGTTTGTATAGTGCAGTCTTAGTCCTGAGCTGTCTGTCATGCCTttatacacagagacaaatcACAGAGATGTTAAACTGGAATTTACATATCATGGGAAGCACTAAAATGTACATATAATGCACAAAGTAGTTAAGTCCTTAAATCCTTCTCACAATCCTTCATACTATCAATAAATATCTAAACTTCAaccaaaatcaaattaattctATGTCTGAATTTTATCTTCAAAGGTCATGAAATGTCATGAAAGGGGATAATGAAATCAGCCACATAATGTTATTATAGTAGTTCAGGACACACGGCTGTATTTACCTTCTTCAAGGTTTAGGTTATTGTAATGGATTTCCAGCCTGTAGTACAAATCCTTTTCCTCACCACCTACAGGAATACCTGCATTCTCTGGAAGCTCAAATACCTGATATTGCAGAGATAAATCGGAAATCAACTTGCACAAGCGTATCATCTACAtcaaaatacaacatgataAAAAATTGTCGGATTAAATCTATACAATGCACCCTTGATTCTGCCTCACCCCTCCTCCTATTGCCCATGCAGCAATCACCCCGAAGCAGGCATCCCCTGTGTTGCCCTTGAAGCATTTCTCATCGTATGCTTCTGTCACATACGAAGGGCAGCTGTACAGAATCATGTGATGAACAATGCCGTGGTTCTCAATCACTGGTTCAACCTAGAGTGGTGTGGGCAAGAT
This genomic interval from Echeneis naucrates chromosome 24, fEcheNa1.1, whole genome shotgun sequence contains the following:
- the moxd1l gene encoding DBH-like monooxygenase protein 2 homolog — translated: MRALPLFLCLFLARKKGVGASDPSMPFMVYLDRDHLVCLKWSFNNLQDNIVFKLVVNTTGWVGFGMSPNGGMKGSDIVVGGLGPSGSYFTDRYATGNSMPLMDEQQSYTLLSLTESDGQTIMKFKRSLQACDDKDFHITDRPIKLIYAYGTTDEIMYHQTRRGTMEVNLLNFMPRSSLPNRNYISATMNNITIPNLHTYYHCKVMKFPKLNTKHHIYQVEPVIENHGIVHHMILYSCPSYVTEAYDEKCFKGNTGDACFGVIAAWAIGGGVFELPENAGIPVGGEEKDLYYRLEIHYNNLNLEEGMTDSSGLRLHYTNQLRQHDVGILTTGVMPFKHVQYNIPPKAPEFHTYGMCNTSLFSQLAYPVPDLQLFAVLLHTHLAGRKVRVGHYRNGQQIDFLSLNENYNFELQQIVNSGTIKTIKQGDEISVECTYNTLDRTGVTEMGLATTDEMCLAFLFYYPAIKITSCISHPNIALTNSGQQQDPMLLGETTSQQEVNEYQNLLNRALHFQMIIDENHEATIYPNGTLREMMKTPTFTCPTENASSRLFTPWMSPAGIVIFLFWIARM